Proteins encoded together in one Ictidomys tridecemlineatus isolate mIctTri1 chromosome 3, mIctTri1.hap1, whole genome shotgun sequence window:
- the Rprml gene encoding reprimo-like protein, whose product MNATFLNHTSLDEVGGVGSGAGAALGNRSHGLGTWLDCCSGGAPLAASDGVPAGLAPDERSLWVSRVAQIAVVCVLSLTVVFGVFFLGCNLLIKSESMINFLVQERRPSKDVGAAILGLY is encoded by the coding sequence ATGAACGCGACTTTCCTGAACCACACCAGCTTGGATGAGGTGGGCGGAGTGGGCAGCGGCGCCGGGGCGGCCCTGGGGAACCGCAGTCACGGGCTGGGCACGTGGCTAGACTGCTGCTCCGGGGGCGCGCCGCTGGCCGCCAGCGACGGGGTCCCGGCGGGACTGGCTCCAGACGAACGCAGCCTGTGGGTGTCGCGCGTGGCGCAGATCGCCGTGGTATGCGTGCTGTCGCTCACCGTGGTCTTCGGCGTTTTCTTCCTGGGCTGCAACCTGCTCATCAAGTCCGAGAGCATGATCAACTTTCTGGTGCAAGAGCGCCGGCCCTCCAAGGACGTGGGCGCCGCCATCCTGGGGCTGTACTGA